The genomic segment TATCTGCATGCCGAGCAGCTGTCGTTCGACGACCCTGAGACAGGCGAACGACTCACTTTTCATTATCCTTCTCCCTTTTAAAGCATTATGAGTAAAGAGATATCATCACCCATCTTAGAACTACAGCGACAGCGCACCCTGCTCCAGATGGAGTACGACGAAGAGAAACGCGCTTTCCAGCAACAAACTGAGGCTCTTGGCATGTTGCGTCGCGTGAAGCGTGGCGACGCCTGGATGCCCCTGCGTGTGGGCAAGTCGTATTTCAACTCGCTGAACCAATACTGCGTCGAGGTGTTTCGCCAGTCCGATGATGATACCGACCATAATTTCGAGTTTGGCCGTCCTGTGCAGTTCTTTGTCCAGCACGAACAGGCCATCCGCTTCTTTGCCGCCACTGGCACGGTGAGCTATGTCGATGGCGACCGCATGGTCATTGCCGTGCCCGATAGCTTTTCCGTGGCCGACCTCCAGATCACAGACGGTCTGCTGGGCGTGCAACTCTTCTTCGACGAGACCTCCTATCGCTTGATGTTCGACGCCCTCGACCGCACGATGCGTGCCAAGGGGCGCCTGGCCTATCTGCGCGACCTCTTCTATTCCCATCAGAAAGCTGAGACCTTCTCGTTTCCCGATATGGGTTTTTCCTATCTGAACGCCACCCAGCAACATGCTGTCAACGAGGTGCTGCGCGCCAAGGATGTGGCCATCGTCCATGGTCCTCCAGGCACAGGTAAGACCACCACCCTTGTTGAGGCCATCTACGAGACCCTCCGTCGCGAGAGTCAGGTGCTGGTGTGCGCCCAGAGTAATATGGCTGTCGACTGGATCAGTGAAAAACTCGTTGACCGTGGTCTTAACGTCCTGCGTATAGGTAATCCTGTGCGTGTCGACGACAAGATGCTGTCGTTCACCTATGAGCGCCGTTTCGAGGCCCATCCCGACTATCCCCAGCTGTGGGCCATCCGCAAGAACATACGTGAGTTGCGCAGTCAGCGCAAGCGCACAGACAACTGGCACCAGAAGATGGACCGCCTGAAGAGTCGTGCCACAGAGCTCGAGATACGCATTAATGCCGAACTCTTTGGCGAGGCGCGTGTCATTGCCTGCACACTGGTGGGCTCCGCCAACCGACTGCTCGACGGCATGAAGTTTGGCACCCTCTTCATCGACGAGGCCGCTCAGGCCCTTGAGGCTGCCTGCTGGATCCCCATCCGCCGTGCTGGTCGCGTCATCCTGGCTGGCGACCACTGTCAGTTGCCCCCCACGGTGAAGTGCTACGAAGCCATGAAGGGTGGCCTGGGACGCACGTTGATGGAGCGTATTGCCGAGCAGAAGCCAGAGGTGGTCACCCTGCTCCGCATCCAGTATCGCATGCACGAAGACATCATGCGCTTCTCCAGCAACTGGTTCTATCACAACCAGATGGTGGCCGCTCCAGAGGTACAGCATCGCAGCATCCTCGACCTCGACCTGCCCATGACGTGGATTGACACCTCGTTGTACGAGGGTAAGGAAGAGTTTGTGGGCGAGTCGTTCGGACGTGTCAACAAGACCGAGGCCGAGCTCACGCTCCTCTCGCTGCAGGCCTACTTCGAACTCATTGGCAAGCAGCGCATCCTCGATGAGCGCCTCGATGTGGGCATCATCTCGCCCTATCGTGCCCAGGTGCAGTATCTACGTTCACAGATACGCAAGAAGGAGTGGCTGAAGCCCTTCCGTACACGCATCAGCGTCAACACCGTCGACGGCTTCCAGGGACAGGAGCGCGACATCATCATCATCTCGCTGGTGCGTTCTAACGACGACGGACAGATAGGCTTCCTTCGCGACCTGCGCCGCATGAACGTTGCCATTACCCGTGCCCGCATGAAACTCATCATCCTGGGCGACCGTCAGACGCTGACCCGTCATCCGTTCTATCGCAAGCTATGGGACTATGTAGAATCACTGAAACAAACCACATGACGGCAAAGGAACTATACGATATCATTCAGGAGCTGGCCATAGACGAGCCCTCAACCCAGAATCTCCGACAGTTGCACGAGGTCCTCTCGCTGACGGCTGCCGAGGGCTGTCGCTCGCAGGGTGGCACTTTTGGAAACCTCTTTTCGCAGATTGACTTCGTGTGCAAGCATAATGGACTAAAGTCGCACCAGAAATGGGCCATCCAACAGGCCCGCCGACGCTCTGCTCACGCCTTGTCCAATGCCATTTCCCCTTATTCTCTTGACGACTGGCACTATGATCTGCGAGCCGTCACCCTGCTCATCTCTGCCGTCTTCCACGAGGATGTGCCTGGCAGTCTGCTGCAACTGCTGCCTGTTAACCTGCAGCCCCAGCCCTCTCAGCTCAGCATCAATAAGCGCTATGTCCGTTGTATCGTGCGCTCGTTCGATGTCACCACGATAACAGCCGACACAGAAGATGGCGAGATCCTTGTTGACTATGGAAATACGGAGGGTGGGCGCGACTTTGCCTATCTGCAGAAGGTACTGCGCGAGGGCATGCAACTCAACCTTCTGGACTGCCATCAGTCCTCCTCTCAGCCCTCACCCCTCAGCTCTCACCCCTCTATCATCCCAGGCATCATCGTTGTCGAGCCCGACTTCATGCTCGACATCTCGTCGCTGGCCGCCTGCTTCACGGCCTATGGCCATCATCCGTTGCTCTATACTGTGAACCGTCTGAAGCCCAAACCCAACACGCAGGCTGTGTTATTGGGAAACTTCGCAGGCACGGCCCTCGACGATATCATCCACCATCCTGAAGCCACCCTCCAGCAGTCGCTCCAGCGCTCCTATCGCGAGCAGGCCGACCGCTTTGCCGCCTGCGACGACTTCAACCAGGAACGGTTCGAGCAGATGGCAGCCGAGCAGATGGAAAACATCCGTCAGGCCATCAAGTTGCTGGCGCCAGCCTATCGTTCCTATCTCCTCGAGCCCTCTTTCGTTTGCGAGAAGCTGGGACTGCAGGGACGTGTCGACCTGATGACAGCCGACATGGGACTGCTGGTAGAACAGAAGTCGGGCAAGAACCAGAAGATAGAATACCTGAGTCACGATGCCCACGGCCTGCAGTTGGAGAACCACTATGTGCAGCTGCTGCTCTACTACGGCGTCCTGCGCTATAACTTCGACAAGAGCGACAGTCAGGTGGACACCCGCCTGCTCTATTCGCGCTATGCCCCAGATAAGGGTTTGGTGGCCGTCAACTACTATCGCACCCTGTTTCGCGAAGCCATCAAACTCAGAAATCAGATTGTAGCCACAGAACTCCTCATCGCTCGCGATGGCTTTGGTCGCATCCTGCCATTGCTCACGGCCGATGTCATCTATCGTGATGTGACTCGCGATGGCTATTTCCATCAATATATCCAGCCCGATATAGATACCCTCAACGCCCAACTCACCTCGCTCACTCCCCTTGAGCGCGCTTACTACGAGCGCATGATGACCTTCGTCTATCGCGAGCAGCGCGCCCAGAAGTTGGGCAGCAGCGAGCAGACCTTGCATCATGCTGGCGGCTGTGGCAGCGACCTGTGGCTGCAGCCCCTCAGCGAGAAGCAGGAACAGGGCAATATCATCATGCCCCTCACCATTGTGAAGCAAGAGAAGACCGACCCCGATGGTGGCTTTGACCGTATCACCCTGAAGGTCCACTCACCTCTCACCTCCACCCCCTCACCCCTGAACTTCCGTCCAGGCGATATGGTCTATCTGTATCAGTATACGGACACCCCCGATGTCAGGAAGAGCATTCTCTATAAGGGTTCTATTGACGATTTCCAGGATGGCAAGGTCATCATCCTGCTGAACGACGGACAGCAGAACCCAGACATCTTCTGCGCATCCGACCGTCTGTGGGCCGTTGAGCATGGTGGCAGCGATGTGGGTACGAACAGTAATATCCGCAGTCTGCACCAGTTCATCCTGGCCAAGCAGCGCCAGAAAGACCTGCTCTTAGGTCAGCGTGCACCTGAGGCCGATACCTCGCTCACCCTCACAAGAGCTTATCATCCCCATTACGACGACATCGTGCTCAAGGTGAAGCAGGCACGCGACTACTTCCTCCTGGTGGGTCCTCCAGGCACAGGCAAAACCTCTATGGCCCTCCGTTTCATTGTCGAGGAAGAACTGTCCTCTCACCCCTCATCCCACACTCCTCGGCCCTCCATCCTCCTGATGGCCTACACCAATAGGGCTGTCGACGAGATACGCTCAATGCTCGACGAAGCAGGACTGGCCAACGACGAGCGCATCCTGGTGGGCACCACCTCGATGATGCAGGCACGTCCCTTCCTGCTGTCGGGCCGCCATTTCTCGCTGGCCATTGTCGACGAGGCCTCGCAGGTGCTGGAGCCAGGACTTATCGGCTTGCTGAGTCATGAGCAGATAGACCGTTTCGTACTTATTGGCGACCACAAGCAACTGCCTGCCGTGGTGCAGCAGAACCCAGAGGAGACACGCGTAGAAGAACCCCTGCTGCAGGCCATCGGCCTTTCCGACTGCCGCCAGTCACTCTTCCAGCGCCTTTATAACTGGGAGTGCGCGCAAGGGCGCAGTCAGTTCATTGGCACCCTCACCCACCAGGGACGCATGCATCCTGAGGTGGCCCAGTTTGCAGGTCAGCATTTCTATGGCTCGTGGCTCACGCCAGTGCCTCTGCCCCATCAGCAGGAGACCACACTCAACTACACCCTGCCTGCCCAGGATATTATTGATGAGATGCTGAAGACCCGTCGCATGGCCTTCTTCGAGGGTGACACCTCGATGGTCATCACACTGGCGCAGCGCATCCGTCGTTTCTATGGCGACCGTTTCAATCCAGACAAGACCCTGGGCATCATCGTCACCTATCGCAAGCAGATTGCAGCCATCCGCGATGCCGTGCCGGGTGTCAGCATCGACACGGTGGAGCGCTATCAGGGCTCGCAGCGCGATGTGATTATCTACGACTTTGGTGTCAGCCGCCTTTTCCAGCTCGACTTCCTCACCGCCAGCACCTTCGTTGACGACCAAGGGCAGGTGGTAGACCGTAAGCTCAACGTGGCTTTGACGCGTGCCCGCAGGCAGATGCTGATGGTGGGCAACGCACACATATTGTCCCACAACCCCCTATTACGTCAGCTAATCAACAATTTTTCGACAAAACTGTAGGCGTTTTCCAGGAAAATGCGTAAATTTGTCCGCAAATTAAACCTTTTAATAAACTAAAAGAGTATGAAAAAAGTAAGTTTAAAGGCAGCATGTGTGCTGCTGGCAGGTAGTTTCCTGTGCAGTTCGTGTATTGGTTCATTCAGCCTCTTCAACGGTTACGAGAAGTGGCAGTGCAACATGACCAGTAACAAGTATGTCAATGGTATCGTAGGTCTGATTCTTCAGCCTATCGTAGGTGGTATCTGCCTTACTGTTGACGCTGTAGTTCTGAACACCATCGAGTTCTGGACAGGTAGCAATCCTCTGGCTGCTAACCAGGTGAAGACCGTGATGGGACAGGACGGCCGCTACTATGCCATCAAGACCCTGAAGAACGGTTACGAGGTGAAGTCGCCCACTGGCGAGAAGACCCTCTTCATCCATAACGCCAATAACGACTCTTGGTCAATGACCCAGAACGGTGTAACCAAGGAGATCATCCGTTTCAATGCCGACGGCACCATCCAGGCCACTCTGCAGAACGGCGAGAAGCTCAACGTGAGCAACGACGAGGCTGGCGTGATGCAGGTTCGCGAGGCTGTTTACAACGAGAACTGCTACGCTATGCGCTAAGCTATCGTATTAACATAACAAATAAAGATGGAGAGCAAACAGTTTGCCCTCCATCTTATTTTATGGTCTTTTCTTTCTTACCAGCGGTCCTTGGTCTGGATATCGTCGGCCCAACGGTGGTCCTTGGGGAAGGGCTGGCCGTTCCAGGCCTTCACCTGTGTCCAGGGCTCAGCCTTGCAGGTCCAGAAGTCGTGGTCGGCAGGCAGTCCCAGGGGCATCAGCGACAGCGAGGTGAGATACAGCGAGCCGTTGTTCGTATACCAGTCGGCCACCTCAGGCTGATGGCCGCAGAAGCCGATGGTGAGGAAGCCTGCGTCGTTGTAGTTCTTCTGCTGGTCGTACATGCGATGCATCGTCTGTGTCAGGGCAGCGCGCACCTGTCCGTTGCTCAGTTCCTTGGGCAGTTTCTGGTACCATGCCGTCAGCGCCAGGGGCTGTAGGGCAGCCATGCGATAGGGGATAGAGCGGCCGAACACAGGGAAGGTGCCCTCAGGCGAGATGAAGCGCTCGAGCACGATGCTGAGTTTCTGCGCACGCTTCAGGGCACGCTCGTAGTATTTCTTGTATTCCAGTCGTGTGTTGGCCTTGGCGTCAATCATATTTTGCAGGGTCTCCAGGTACATCGAGTGGAACACATAGCTCGAATAGTAGTCGAAGGCGAAGTGAGGACCATCGGCATACCAGCCGTCGCCCACATACCATTCCTCCATCTTGCGGATGGTCATCATCACACGGAAGTCGTCGTACTCTTTCAGTCCAGCGGCCTTGGCAATGAAGCTCTCGATGACGCTCGAGAACAGGAGCCAGTTGGTGTAGGGCGGCTCAATGCTGCGCAACTTCTTGAACTCGTTGATATAGCGGTCCTTGGTCACCTGGTCCAGGGGCATCCACAGGGCATCGTAGCCACGGATAAACGACTCAGCGATATAGGCGGCATCCACCAGGTTCTGACCAGCCGCACCCCAGCACAGGTAGTCGGCACTCTCTGGGTCCACGCTGTTCTTATACGAGGCCAGGGCCCATTCCTTCAGTTGGCGGCGCTGCTGTCCCTCAGCGGTATTGTCCTCGGGCAGTGCCAGCCAGGGCGCGATGCCAGCCATCAGTCGGCCGAAGGTTTCCATATAAACCACCTTGCGGTTGCGACTGTCGAACGAGGGCGAGAACTCCGTCTTCATGTTCTTCTGCAACTCGCCCTTGGCCATGTTCTCCAATACGGGCTGAGCCATCTTCCACGCCTCCTGGCACCAGTATTCGCGGTCTGACAGCTGTTTGGTGGTTTTCTTTTTCGCATTTACAGGCATCATGGCCGAAAGTGCGCAAAAAGTAATTAAAAGTAGTAAAATGCGTTTCATTTTGATAGATTTGATTAGTTTTGTTGGTGCAAAGTTACGAAATTGTTACCCATTTCTTTGTTAGAATGAAAATAATCACTACCTTTGCATCGATATTTTCATAAATTTTAACTAAAACTATTGTATTACGCGGTATGAAAAAACAAACATGGATGACGGCAACGCTGGCCGTGGCGATGGCAGTATTTAGTAGTACTGCCGCAATGGGACAACAAAGGTCGGATGCAGACATCGACTGGATGAAGGACTTTACCAGTCGCATCACACTGAATGGCTATGCGCAAGCAGGCTGGTCGTACCAAGACCCCAGTGGACAGAAGACCAACTCCTACAACCTGAAACGAACACTACTCTGGGCCAAGGCCCGCATCACAGACCGATGGTCGTTCCTCTTTATGCACGACTTCTCGAGCGTTCCGCAGGAATTCTATACTGACTACCGCGTGACCAAGAACAACGCGCTGACCGTCCGCTTCGGACAGTTTAAGCACTCCTACACCATGGAAAACCCAATGTCACCCACTCAACTCGAACTGATTGATGTCTATTCGCAGGCCGTGCTCTATCTGGCTGGCGAGGGTCCTGACCCGTTGAATGGTGTGAACTATGGTCGCGACCAGGGCCTGATGGTCTTTGGCGACCTCTTTAAAAACACCTTGCACTATGAGCTGGCGCTGATGAGTGGCCAGGGCATCAATCGCAAGGACCAGAACAATCAGAAAGATCTTATTGCGAAACTGGAGCTCCGTCCCATCGACGGCCTGCGCGTTGTGGGCTCAGGCTATCTGGGCACAGGCAATGCTGTCGACTCGGCCGCCTGGAACACCATCAGAAAGGGACAGAACTACAAGCGCAATCGCTATAGCGTGGGTGCTGAGTATAAGACCAGCGCCTACTGCCCAGGACAATACAAGGAGGCCCGTCCTGCCAGCATCCGTGCTGAGTGGCTGGGTGGTAAGGATGGCGATGTGAACAGTCGTGGCGGCTATGTCACCACGTGCATCCCTGTCTATGATGCCCTCGATGTGGTGGCCTCTGGCGAGACCTTCGATCGCAACACCAAGGTGGCAGGCTGGGACCAGACCAACCTCACCTTAGGACTGCAGTATTGGTTCTATAAGAAATGCCGTGTGCAGCTGCAGTATACGCGCTGCCTCTGTGGCGAACAGATATCATCAAAGGATTACAACTGGCTGCAGGCGCAGGTGCAGGTGGCCTTTTAATTGAAAGTTGAAAAAGTGAAAGTTGAAGCGTTATGATCATAAAAGTTCTTTTAACGATAATATTCCTGGTTGTGATGGTGGGTGTGGGACTCTACTCGCGCAAGCAGGCCAGCAGTGTGGATGGTTTTGTGCTGGGCGGCCGTTCAGTGGGCCCATGGCTCACGGCCTTCGCCTTTGGCACCAGTTATTTCTCGGCCGTGGTCTTTGTGGGCTATGCTGGTCAGTTTGGCTGGAAGTACGGCCTGTCGAGCACCTGGATAGGTGTGGGTAATGCCGTCATTGGCTCGCTCCTGGCATGGATACTACTGGGACGGCGTACCAAGCTGATGACCCAGCATATCGAGAGTCGCACCATGCCCGACTTCTTCGGCACGCGTTTTCAGAGTCAGGGACTGCGTGTGGTGGCTTCCGTCATCGCCTTCGTCTTTCTGATTCCCTATACGGCAGGTGTCTATAAAGGCATCTCCACACTGTTCGAGATGGGCTTTGGCATTCCTTACGAGTATTGTGTGGTCATCATGGCCATCCTCACTGCTGTCTACGTTATCCTGGGTGGCTATAAGGCCACAGCCATGAACGACTTTATTCAGGGCATCATCATGCTCTTTGGCATCGTGGCTGTCATCGTGGCTGTGTTGGTGAACAATGGTGGCTTTGTTGAGGCCGTGTCAAAGTTGGCCGCCGTGCCTGCCGATGCCCCTGTAGGCGGCGACAGTGTCGCCGCAAACATGGAAGGTGTCTTTGCCTCGTGGTTTGGTCCTGACCCTTGGGGCTTATTGGGCGTGGTGGTCCTGACATCGCTGGGCACCATGGGCTTGCCCCAGATGGTGGGTAAGTTCTATTCCATCACAGACGAGAGCGCCATCAAGCGTGGCACTATCATCTCCACCGTCTTTGCCTTCATCGTGGCTGGCGGCTGTTATTTCCTGGGTGGCTTCGGCCGACTCTACGACCCTGTGATTGGGGCCAATGGCAAGATTGCTTTCGACTCTATCGTGCCTGCCATGCTGGTCACCCTGCCCGATGTGCTCATCGCCCTGGTGGTACTGCTGGTGCTGAGTGCCTCTATGTCGACGCTGGCCTCGCTGGTGCTCACCTCTTCGTCAACGATGACTCTCGACCTTATCTATCGCGATAAGAAGTCGCTCGACGGCGAGGTGGAGGAGGGTGCCATTGACGATGTGGTGGCCGAAAAGATCGAGCGTCGCAAGGTGGTCATCATGCGTGTGCTCATCGTTTTCTTCATCGCCATCTCACTGCTCATCGCCCTCAATCCGCCCACGTTCATTGCCCAACTCATGGGCATCTCATGGGGTGCGCTGGCTGGTGCCTTCCTGGCTCCGTTCATGTTGGGACTCTATTGGCGTGGTGTCACCACGGCCTCTGTCTGGGCTTGCTTTGCCTGGGGTGTGGGCCTCACAGTGGTCAACATGCTCATTGGCAATCCCATCAACCCCATCAACTGTGGTGCCATTGCTATGCTTGGGGGCTTCCCTGTGGTGTTCCTTGTGAGCTTGCTCACTCCAAAGTTGCCACAGAAGGATGTGAATCAGATTTTCTTGTGCTATAAGAAGTAACTCTATTCTTTCAAACATAATTTTCTTTTTCACAACCACCCAACCCTCCTTATCCTCTTTTCAAAAACAACCCCAACCCCTTCTTACCTTTAAGAAGGGTTTCTTGCGTCCCTTCGGTGGCAAGCGTCGCAAGCGCCGAGGCAACCCACCCCCGGCCCCCTCCCTCTCCAGGGAGGGCTCCAACCGACTACGGGCAGCGGCCGCCCTTCGTCAGGGTTTTGGTATCCTTGACCCATCAAAGGGTCAAGGATGCGTTTTTTTCGGCTAGCGCGACGTCCGCCTCGCGTTTGTTCATTGTACATTGTTCATTGTACATTGTTCATTGTACATTGTTCATTGTACATTGTTCATTGTACATTGTAAAGAAATACTGCCGAAAAACAGGGTTCTGAAAAAATGCAAACTAGAACGGAAAAATGGGGCAAAAACGACCTTTCGGAGGACCCCTATCGATTTTAGGATGCAACGGAGGCTGTTTTACGATGCAACTCATGCTGTTTTACCATGCAAAACAGGCTCCGTTGCAGTGTAACTCAGGCTCCGTTACAACCTAAACGAATATTCGATTGCGTTCTAAATCTTTACACTTTTCGAGCTAATTTCGCAACTCTCTCATTTTCAGTCGTTTACGAACTCTCTCATATTTCGCCTGTACGCACAGAAAAAATTTTTGGCTCAGAATTTTTAAATCTCAGAGGCGCTATTGTTAAGATTATTCGTTAATTAAGTATAAAAGACTTGTCATGGATGACTAACGAACAAAAATTAGTTGTATATTTGCAACGATATTAAACTTCAACCATTTATGAGAAAATATCTGCATGCACATATATTTGATTCAAACATATGAAAAGGTAAAAATGTTGGCGATGAAAAAAAAACTTATAGTATATTTAATAATACTGCTAAACCTCTTATCTTGTGATGCTTCATACCCTCTTCTTGTTGAAGGCAGGTCAAAGTATAATTTATCAGAAGATTGTGGTGTTGTTGATATATATGGTACTTCAGCTTTAAGCGATTGGGTTGAAATGGATATAGACGGGAACTTCGTAGTTTTTCCAGATTCTTTAAGGTTGTCACATTCTTATAGTTCTGATTCGGACTTAAAAATGTATTTTTATCTTAATGACAATCTGATAGACAAGAATCATTCCTTTTCTGTTTGCGGTAGGGAACAGTTGAAAATTAGAATCTCTGCCAAGATGCCTTTGCATTGGGGTAATGTGGGAGTAATAAAACTTTTCCCGTCCAATTTTATCCTGTGTGGTGATAAGCCTGTCATTTCAGATACGATAAGTATTGTTCGCAAGTCAAGAAGATCATTATGAAAAGAACAAAGAAAATAGTAGGACTATCGTTATTTGTATTAATGGTTTTAAGTACATCAGTCTCTTGTATTATGGATAAGCAGATAAATATTTATGTGAAGAACTGTACAAAAGACTCCTTACTAATAAAAGTAACTAGGACAGATACTCTTGTTGATTGGCAATTTTGGCCCATTGAAGATGCACACCCTATGTCACAATATGATACAAGAGTATTCGATGATGCATTTCATTTAGCCGTTGCCGGTAGCCTGGTTTTACCTGACTCTATGATAACCATGGATCCATGTATATTGCAGCTGTTTGATTCTTGCTACATTTATGCTGTTAAGTATAGTGTAGCCAGAAAATATTCTATAGATGATATTCGTGCGAAGAAACTCTATGATAGGCAGGTAGTGACAAAGAGAGACTTCCATGACTGGCTGTTTGAATATAAATATGTACGTCCCTCAGGAAACTATTAGTCCTTCTAATTAGGAACAAGTCAGCGGGACAATCTAACAAATACTCTTTTCTTAAAGGTGTATAAATCTCCATGTCTATGAACGAGCGAAGTCAAGGTCAAAAGGGAATCCGTCATGCGATGTCGCATGGTGGTGGTGCGATAAGCATATGAAGCAGGCTCTTGGCTAGTCCAAGAGAATCTTTTAATAAAAAGAATGGCAAACGTATCTGTTTGCCATTCTTTTGTTTATTTAAAATAAATATCGTACCTTTGCACCCATGAAAATACTCATTACGGGAGCCAGTGGATTCATTGGCTCGTTTATTGTGGAGGAGGCTCTTCGTCAGGGAATGGAGACGTGGGCGGCCGTCAGAGGGAGTAGCAAGAAGGACTTCCTGCAGGACGAGCGCATCCATTTCATTGAATTAAACCTGAGTAACCAGGTACAGTTGGAAGAGCAGTTGAAGGACCATCAGTTTGACTATGTGGTGCATGCCGCTGGCGTGACGAAATGTCTGAATACGGCCGACTTCTATCGCATCAATACGGAGGGAACGAAGAACCTGGTGCGTGCGCTGATTAGTCTGAAGATGCCCTTGAAGCGCTTTGTCTATTTGAGCTCGCTCAGCATCTTTGGCGCTATCCACGAAAAGCAACCCTATAAGGAGATTCGAGAGAACGATACCCCACGCCCCAACACGGAGTATGGCAAGAGTAAGCTGGAGGCCGAGCAGTGGCTTGACTCGCTCGAAGAGGAGTCGGAATTCCCTTATGTCATCCTGCGCCCCACAGGTGTCTATGGTCCACGTGAGCGCGACTATTTCCTGATGGCGAAGAGTATTAAGCAGCACTCTGACTTTGCTGTGGGCTTTAAACAGCAGGACATCACCTTTGTCTATGTGCTCGACGTGGTGCAGGCTGTCTTTCTGGCTTGCGAGAAGGGTCAGACAGGACGAAAGTACTTCCTCAGCGATGGCGAGGTGTATCAGTCGGCCACCTTCTCAAACCTCATCCGTAAGGAGTTGGGCAACCCTTGGTGGATTCGCATTACGGCGCCTATATGGCTGTTGCGCATCATCACCTTCCTGGGCGATAAGTGGGGACACCTCACAGGCAAGATATCGGCATTGAACAACGATAAGTATCATATCCTGAAGCAGCGCAACTGGCGTTGCGACATAGAACCTGCCCGACGTGAGTTGGGCTATGAACCTAAGTACACACTGGAGCAGGGCGTGCCCCTGACCATTAAATGGTATCAAGAGAACGGATGGCTGTAAAGACTAAACGCGGACTGATGGCGGCGGAATGGGCAACGATGGCCTATACGCTGTTTACAACGATTTTTATTTTAGTAACTTATGTCAGACTGACCAACCCTGGCGACATGCTGATGCTCAGGGCACAGGCGGTGGTATTGACACTGGCGTTGTGGGGCGTCTATCGTCTCTGTCCCAGTAAGCTCACCATGCTCTTCCGTGTCACGGGTCAGTTGCTGTTGCTGTCGTGGTGGTATTCCGATACCTACGAGATGAACCGCATCTTCATGAACCTCGACCATGTGTTCGCGGGTTATGAGCAATCGCTCTTCGGCTTTCAGCCGTCGCTGTCGTTCAGTCAGGTGTTTTCGCACCCCATCTTCAGTGAACTCCTGTCCATGGGCTATGTCTGCTACTTCCCATTGTTCGTGGGCATCACCATCTATTATTTCTTCTGTCGTTACGAGTATTTTGAACGTACGGTCTTCATCATTATGACCTCGTTCTTCCTCTTTTATCTCATTTTTATCTTTGTGCCTGTGGCTGGTCCGCAGTTCTATTTCAAGGCAGTGGGTGTCGACCAGATTGCGCAGGGTATCTTTCCGAATATCGGTGACTATTTCAACAAGATACAGTTTGACGTGCACAACCGTGACTTTATCACGCCTATCCCTGGTTGGGAGGATGGCTTGATGTACAAGGCTCTGATTATGACTCACGATGCAGGTGAGCGCCCCACGGCGGCCTTCCCCAGCAGTCATGTGGGCATCGCTACGGTGGT from the Prevotella sp. E15-22 genome contains:
- a CDS encoding AAA domain-containing protein is translated as MSKEISSPILELQRQRTLLQMEYDEEKRAFQQQTEALGMLRRVKRGDAWMPLRVGKSYFNSLNQYCVEVFRQSDDDTDHNFEFGRPVQFFVQHEQAIRFFAATGTVSYVDGDRMVIAVPDSFSVADLQITDGLLGVQLFFDETSYRLMFDALDRTMRAKGRLAYLRDLFYSHQKAETFSFPDMGFSYLNATQQHAVNEVLRAKDVAIVHGPPGTGKTTTLVEAIYETLRRESQVLVCAQSNMAVDWISEKLVDRGLNVLRIGNPVRVDDKMLSFTYERRFEAHPDYPQLWAIRKNIRELRSQRKRTDNWHQKMDRLKSRATELEIRINAELFGEARVIACTLVGSANRLLDGMKFGTLFIDEAAQALEAACWIPIRRAGRVILAGDHCQLPPTVKCYEAMKGGLGRTLMERIAEQKPEVVTLLRIQYRMHEDIMRFSSNWFYHNQMVAAPEVQHRSILDLDLPMTWIDTSLYEGKEEFVGESFGRVNKTEAELTLLSLQAYFELIGKQRILDERLDVGIISPYRAQVQYLRSQIRKKEWLKPFRTRISVNTVDGFQGQERDIIIISLVRSNDDGQIGFLRDLRRMNVAITRARMKLIILGDRQTLTRHPFYRKLWDYVESLKQTT
- a CDS encoding DEAD/DEAH box helicase — its product is MGLCRITETNHMTAKELYDIIQELAIDEPSTQNLRQLHEVLSLTAAEGCRSQGGTFGNLFSQIDFVCKHNGLKSHQKWAIQQARRRSAHALSNAISPYSLDDWHYDLRAVTLLISAVFHEDVPGSLLQLLPVNLQPQPSQLSINKRYVRCIVRSFDVTTITADTEDGEILVDYGNTEGGRDFAYLQKVLREGMQLNLLDCHQSSSQPSPLSSHPSIIPGIIVVEPDFMLDISSLAACFTAYGHHPLLYTVNRLKPKPNTQAVLLGNFAGTALDDIIHHPEATLQQSLQRSYREQADRFAACDDFNQERFEQMAAEQMENIRQAIKLLAPAYRSYLLEPSFVCEKLGLQGRVDLMTADMGLLVEQKSGKNQKIEYLSHDAHGLQLENHYVQLLLYYGVLRYNFDKSDSQVDTRLLYSRYAPDKGLVAVNYYRTLFREAIKLRNQIVATELLIARDGFGRILPLLTADVIYRDVTRDGYFHQYIQPDIDTLNAQLTSLTPLERAYYERMMTFVYREQRAQKLGSSEQTLHHAGGCGSDLWLQPLSEKQEQGNIIMPLTIVKQEKTDPDGGFDRITLKVHSPLTSTPSPLNFRPGDMVYLYQYTDTPDVRKSILYKGSIDDFQDGKVIILLNDGQQNPDIFCASDRLWAVEHGGSDVGTNSNIRSLHQFILAKQRQKDLLLGQRAPEADTSLTLTRAYHPHYDDIVLKVKQARDYFLLVGPPGTGKTSMALRFIVEEELSSHPSSHTPRPSILLMAYTNRAVDEIRSMLDEAGLANDERILVGTTSMMQARPFLLSGRHFSLAIVDEASQVLEPGLIGLLSHEQIDRFVLIGDHKQLPAVVQQNPEETRVEEPLLQAIGLSDCRQSLFQRLYNWECAQGRSQFIGTLTHQGRMHPEVAQFAGQHFYGSWLTPVPLPHQQETTLNYTLPAQDIIDEMLKTRRMAFFEGDTSMVITLAQRIRRFYGDRFNPDKTLGIIVTYRKQIAAIRDAVPGVSIDTVERYQGSQRDVIIYDFGVSRLFQLDFLTASTFVDDQGQVVDRKLNVALTRARRQMLMVGNAHILSHNPLLRQLINNFSTKL
- a CDS encoding DUF3332 domain-containing protein codes for the protein MKKVSLKAACVLLAGSFLCSSCIGSFSLFNGYEKWQCNMTSNKYVNGIVGLILQPIVGGICLTVDAVVLNTIEFWTGSNPLAANQVKTVMGQDGRYYAIKTLKNGYEVKSPTGEKTLFIHNANNDSWSMTQNGVTKEIIRFNADGTIQATLQNGEKLNVSNDEAGVMQVREAVYNENCYAMR